A region of the Myxococcota bacterium genome:
CTGGAGGGGCTCATGGGCGAATTGCTCGACCGATGCGATGTCCTGGGTCATCGCGGTAACCGTGTCCCCTACCGGTCGGTCCTCGTGGAACGAGAGCGGCAGGCGACGCAGATGCGCGATCCCCCGGACGCGGAGATCTCCGAAGAGCTCGAAGGTCGCGATCCACGCGGACCGATTCGCGGCAAAGCCCGCGACCCATTGACCCACGACACACCCCGCGAGGCCCAGGGTCGCCCAGCCGAGCGCCGCGACGTCGAGCGTGCCCTGCCGCAAGGCGCCGATCACCGCCACGAGAATTCCGACGGGCAGCGCCTGGAACGCGGCCTGCAGCGCCTTGTGGCCGATCGATCGCGCGAGCACGCCGCGACGATCTCCCGCCAGGCGCCAGATCGTGTGCACGACGCCGCCGTCGCGGAAGCGTTGGCCGGAAAAGGAACCCAACCCGTCGAGCGCGGCGCTCATGTGGCACCTCCCTGCGCAGGGCCGCCGTGCTCCTGCAGGGGAAGCGCGGCCGCCACGTTGAAGTCGCGCCACAGCTGGGCGTAGAGCCCAGACTCCGCAGCGAGTGCGTCGTGGCGCCCGCGCTGGACGATCCTTCCCGCATCGAGCACCAGGATCTCGTCGGCTCCCACGATCGTGGAGAGCCGGTGCGCGATGATCAGCACGGTCTTCCCAGCGACCAGACTCCCGATCGCGTCCTGCAGCGCGGCCTCGTTCTCGGGATCCGAGAACGCAGTCGCCTCGTCGAGCACGATCACCGGCGTGTCGGCCAGGATGGCGCGAGCGATCGCCAGGCGTTGGCGCTCGCCCCCCGAGAGCTTCGCCCCGAATTCGCCGATCGGCGTCTCGTAGCCCTCGGGAAGCCGCTCGATGAACGCGTGTGCCTGGGCCAGGCGTGCCGCTGCCTCCAGCTCGTCGTCGGTCGCATCGGGTTTCGCCGCGCGCAGGTTGCCCGCGATCGAATCGTCGAAGAGGAACGTGTCCTGCAGGACCATCGAGACGTGCCGCGTGAGGGTTTCGTTCGAGAGCCGACGGACATCGACCCCCCCGATCGAGATGGCGCCCGCTTCGACGTCCCAGAAGCGCGCCAGCAGCGAGGCGACGGTGCTCTTTCCAGAGCCCGACGGCCCCACCAGCGCCGTCATCGTTCCCGGCGCGATCCGGAAGGACAGCTCCTCGATCACGCGCCGCTGATCGTAGGAGAACGACACGTCCCGGAACTCGATCGCGCCGTCCGCGGGCACCCCGCCCTCTCCGGCCTCCTCGAGCACCGCCGCGTCCATGATCTCTCGCACCAGGTTTCCGCCGGAGGTGAGGTGCGAGAGGTTGGCGAACAGGTGCAGTAGCGAGACCAGGGGCGCGAGCGCGCCCAGCCCGACGATGAAGAAGAACAGGAGATCGGTCGTGGAGAGATCTCCCTCGATCCAGAGCCAGCCTCCGATCGGCACGATGGCGAGCACGTTCGCGGCGAGAAGTACATAGAAGGCGGTCCCGAACGGCAGGAAGTCGAGGCTGTAGCTCCGCACCGTCTCCACGTAGCGGCGCACCGCTGCCTCGGTCCCGCGCACCTGATCCGAGGCTCGGTTGAAGACCTTCACGACTGGCATGCCGCGGATGAGCTCGACGATCGACGCGTTCATGTCCCCCATCGACGACTGGTAGTCACCCATGTGGCGGCTCGCGTTGCGCATCGCGATGGACATCGATCCGAAAGCCGGCACGACCATGAAGATCGCCGCGAATCCGACGCGCCAGTCGACCCAGAGCATCCAGGCCGCGATCGCGAGCAGCGTCACCAGGCCCGCGACCGCGTCGGGGATACCGTGGGCGAGGAACAGCTCGAGGCGCTCGACGTCGTCGCCCATCACCTTCTTGATCTCCCCGGAACGGCGACGTGTCACCGTACCCAGGGGCACGCGGGCCAAATGGCCCGCCAGCGCCAGGCGAATCTCGTAGAGCACGCGATACGCCCCGATGTGCGAGACGTAGATCGACACCCCGAGCAGCGCATGACGCAGGACGATGGCGCCCAGCGCGAGCGCCGCGAGACCGTAGAGCGCGCTGGAGTCGGGGCCACCGGAGACCAGGTGGTCGACACTCCGATAGATCACCCAATAGGGAGCGAGCCCGAGCAGCGTCGCCACCGCCGCCAGCGCGGCGCTTCCGACGAACTCGGCCACGGCGCCTCGCGCGAAGGGAAAGAGGCTGGCGATCCCGGACGTGATGGTGATCGTGGAGGCGTCGGGCTCGCGCGGGGCCTGGGTGGAATCGTCATGAACCGCTTCAGCCACGCTCACTCCTCCGATGGGCTCGACGCTCGCCGCGACGAAGCTCCTCACGCACCGCCAGACCGAAGAGCGCTGGATTGAACGAGCGGCCGCCCAGGATCGGGCGCGCCCGCTTGTGCACCTGGGATGGCGAGGGCGGCTCGTAGCGACCCGACAGGCAGGCCGCAGCGACCTGGGCGTGCACCTCGGCGATCGGCCAGAAGGCACCCGTCGGACGGCTGACGCCGATCACGAAGAGGTCCTGGCGCTCGGGGTGCATGGTGCCCAGGAAGAGCGAGAGGTCGCCGTCGCGGGGGTCGGCCCAGGCGCTGGGCAGGTAGGGGTATCGCAGCGAGAAGCCGGTCGCGCAGATCACGACATCGGCCTCGATCGTCGACCCGTCTGCGAAGCGAACGTCATGCCCGTCGAAACGCGCGATCTCCGGGCGCGCCTGGATCTCTCCCTGCTCCAGGGCCTCGAGCAGCGGCTCACACACGGTGGCGCGCTTGTCCAGCGGATGCTCCGGTGGCGCGGGGAGCCCTTGGGCCTGGAAGCGATGCATCCGCTCCCCGAACATGCGCCGGAACATCAGGGTGCCGAGGGATTCGAAGACCCAAGACCGCGCTCGAGCCGGAAGCAGGCGCAGCGGCGTAGGAACCGGATCGCAGGGATGCATCATCGGCATCCCCTCGGCGGCGGGCCGCCCCTCCCTCCACTTGGGCAGGATCCACGTCCCGTTCCGAGCCGAGAGGCTGACGGACGCGGCGCCGGCTTTCTGAATCTCGCACGCGATCTCGCAGCCCGTGTTCCCGATGCCGACGACGACCACGCGCTTCCCGGAGAGCGACACCGGTCTCTCCGGGTCTCGATACTCCTGCGCGTGGAAGAGCGCGCCTGCGAACCGACCCGGGATGCGCGGAAGCCGGGGGTGTCCCGTGTTTCCCGAGCAGGCGAGGAGTGCGTCGTAGTCGGTCTGCTCGGTCACGCCATCGACGATCCGGCGCGTCGTCACGCGCCAGCCGCGCGGCTCCAGCGCCTCGGCCTCGACGACTTCGACGCCGAGTCGGATGCGCTCCCGGAAGCCGAAGCGATCCACATAGGCGTTCCACCACTCGAGCACCTGCGCGTGTCCCGGGAAGGCGGGCCAGTCCGAAGGCATCTCGAAGTCGCTGAGGCGACTCATGGGGAGCGTGGTGTTGAGATGGATCGAGCGGTAGACGGCCGAGCGACCGTTCGGATTGTCGAACGCCCAGTGGCCCCCGATCACCGAGGACATCTCGTAGCAGTCGACGTCGAGACCGGCTCCGACGAGCGTCTTGGTCGCGATCAGCCCGGCAGGCCCTGCCCCGACGACACAGATCCTCGACATGCCGCCCCTCCCCTGGATGCCTCACGGTGGATGGCCATCCTCAAGTTAACGCCATTATCTCGAAAATGAAAGTCAATTTCAATATGAAATCCTTCCTTCCCCTCGATTCCGGCTCCTCGTTGCTACGGGTCTGGGCGAGGAGGCGCCCCATGAAGAGCCCGTTCGAATCCGAGGAAATCCTGGCGTTCCGCGCGTCGATCGCGAAGTTCATCGAGGACGAGATCGCCCCTCACGCAGACGCCTGGGACGAAGCCGGCGAGTTTCCGTGGGAGCTCCACGCGAAGGCCGGCGCACTCGGCCTGTTCGGGATCGGGATCGATGAGGCGTACGGCGGGCTGGGCTTCGACAACAAGTTCATGCGCGCCGCCGCCTCGGAAGAACTCGGGCGGCTCGTGCCCGGCGGCATCCTGGCCAGCATGATCGCGCGGAACATCATGACCGGGCCGGTGCAGGCGCTCGCGTCCGAAGAGATCAAGCGCACGGCCCTCGCCGAGATCGTCTCCGGGCGCAAAGGGGGTGCGCTGGCGATCACCGAGCCGGGCGGCGGTTCCGACGTTGCCAACATGGCCACGCGTGCGCGCCGCGACGGCGACGACTGGATTCTCGACGGCAGCAAGACCTTCATCACCGGCGGGCTCCATGCCTCCTACTTCGTGGTCGGCGCGCGCACCGGTGGCAACGGCCTCGAGGGCATCTCCCTTTTCTTCGTCGAAGCGGACGCCCCGGGGTTCTCGCGGGCGAGCGTCGGAAA
Encoded here:
- a CDS encoding ABC transporter ATP-binding protein, which translates into the protein MAEAVHDDSTQAPREPDASTITITSGIASLFPFARGAVAEFVGSAALAAVATLLGLAPYWVIYRSVDHLVSGGPDSSALYGLAALALGAIVLRHALLGVSIYVSHIGAYRVLYEIRLALAGHLARVPLGTVTRRRSGEIKKVMGDDVERLELFLAHGIPDAVAGLVTLLAIAAWMLWVDWRVGFAAIFMVVPAFGSMSIAMRNASRHMGDYQSSMGDMNASIVELIRGMPVVKVFNRASDQVRGTEAAVRRYVETVRSYSLDFLPFGTAFYVLLAANVLAIVPIGGWLWIEGDLSTTDLLFFFIVGLGALAPLVSLLHLFANLSHLTSGGNLVREIMDAAVLEEAGEGGVPADGAIEFRDVSFSYDQRRVIEELSFRIAPGTMTALVGPSGSGKSTVASLLARFWDVEAGAISIGGVDVRRLSNETLTRHVSMVLQDTFLFDDSIAGNLRAAKPDATDDELEAAARLAQAHAFIERLPEGYETPIGEFGAKLSGGERQRLAIARAILADTPVIVLDEATAFSDPENEAALQDAIGSLVAGKTVLIIAHRLSTIVGADEILVLDAGRIVQRGRHDALAAESGLYAQLWRDFNVAAALPLQEHGGPAQGGAT
- a CDS encoding FAD-dependent oxidoreductase: MSRICVVGAGPAGLIATKTLVGAGLDVDCYEMSSVIGGHWAFDNPNGRSAVYRSIHLNTTLPMSRLSDFEMPSDWPAFPGHAQVLEWWNAYVDRFGFRERIRLGVEVVEAEALEPRGWRVTTRRIVDGVTEQTDYDALLACSGNTGHPRLPRIPGRFAGALFHAQEYRDPERPVSLSGKRVVVVGIGNTGCEIACEIQKAGAASVSLSARNGTWILPKWREGRPAAEGMPMMHPCDPVPTPLRLLPARARSWVFESLGTLMFRRMFGERMHRFQAQGLPAPPEHPLDKRATVCEPLLEALEQGEIQARPEIARFDGHDVRFADGSTIEADVVICATGFSLRYPYLPSAWADPRDGDLSLFLGTMHPERQDLFVIGVSRPTGAFWPIAEVHAQVAAACLSGRYEPPSPSQVHKRARPILGGRSFNPALFGLAVREELRRGERRAHRRSERG
- a CDS encoding acyl-CoA dehydrogenase family protein; its protein translation is MKSPFESEEILAFRASIAKFIEDEIAPHADAWDEAGEFPWELHAKAGALGLFGIGIDEAYGGLGFDNKFMRAAASEELGRLVPGGILASMIARNIMTGPVQALASEEIKRTALAEIVSGRKGGALAITEPGGGSDVANMATRARRDGDDWILDGSKTFITGGLHASYFVVGARTGGNGLEGISLFFVEADAPGFSRASVGKKMGWWSSDTATLHFDGCRVPGEHLLGAEGQGFLAIMHNFNDERLGLAASMLGMAKLCLDESTRYAQERETFGKPLIRHQAIRHKIADMSSKIDAMESYVSQVCWLMEDGQPTAGDIAKLKLFCSKELEFVANEAMQIFGGAAYLRGNPVERVYRETKVMSIGGGSQEIMRDLAVRQMGL